Proteins encoded within one genomic window of Trichoderma asperellum chromosome 2, complete sequence:
- a CDS encoding uncharacterized protein (EggNog:ENOG41~SECRETED:SignalP(1-27)~TransMembrane:1 (n11-22c27/28o63-84i)) yields MLLGILPSSSSLVAALSSVLLWSVAHSSPTFGSSTPFTKRDSRDGPPLSARVLRDTRYLPAQIGGIVAAYGVSLVLVAIILLALSKRRREHLRGSDIPSYVFQPNFPVAEFQQQFEFTNQQAEGHTVPPLVIPKSEYYHSGPYSARVFDYKNGSSSYVIPSPSSSAIPSTLGVSPLVDQSVVAADRAMAQQQLEEMYKYVMEHEEAKQKGIILEAPVVSPNPQRDSTTPDKSKGLLSKKSKSKPTSLNLTAAKEEKSQSKTSALFSSLLSPKKKAAKGMNISSPIMTPMSGTFPQHESREMSAIPPRHYAPPPPPPVPTDQVPFGAINTRASGAPITPDMSPQSIQTIDERIGASLDRGSRNTLPYTERDPESATSDHSQVPLVGLPSSPKPGSTFPSLPSSPRPGASFSRPNPPSAVRTGGTLPLRAYEEQLGSPFVTNQTTKQTVFERTGPLSPTGRTPFTASAVPYSPYQPYTPIVPITPGLVTKEDRKRMKRMVPKTPTLEMVKSSEEIW; encoded by the coding sequence ATGCTCCTGGGGATTCttccttcatcatcgtcactcGTCGCCGCCTTGTCTTCTGTGCTTCTTTGGTCTGTCGCTCATTCATCGCCAACTTTTGGATCTTCAACTCCATTCACAAAGAGAGATAGTAGAGACGGTCCACCGCTGTCTGCTCGGGTTCTGCGGGATACTAGATATCTTCCCGCACAGATTGGTGGTATCGTTGCGGCATACGGTGTTTCGTTGGTGCTggtcgccatcatcctccttGCGCTATCAAAAAGACGCAGAGAGCATCTTCGGGGAAGCGATATACCCAGCTACGTTTTTCAGCCAAACTTTCCAGTTGCCGAGTTCCAACAACAGTTTGAATTCACAAATCAACAAGCAGAGGGCCATACTGTTCCTCCCTTGGTAATTCCCAAATCAGAGTACTACCACTCTGGTCCCTACAGTGCCCGGGTCTTTGACTACAAGAACGGGTCATCGTCATACGTCATACCATCgccctcttcatctgcaATTCCATCAACTCTTGGAGTCTCGCCGCTTGTAGACCAGTCAGTCGTCGCAGCAGATAGAGCCATGGCGCAACAACAGCTTGAGGAAATGTACAAATATGTCATGGAGCATGAGGAAGCAAAACAGAAGGGGATCATTCTCGAAGCTCCAGTTGTATCTCCAAACCCCCAACGAGACTCAACAACACCTGATAAGTCCAAGGGTCTCTTgtcaaagaagagcaagtcCAAGCCCACCAGCCTCAACCTGACGGCcgccaaggaggagaagtCCCAGTCAAAGACTtcagctctcttctcctctctcctctctcccaagaagaaggcagccaAGGGCATGAACATTTCGTCCCCCATCATGACACCCATGTCGGGGACTTTCCCTCAGCATGAATCTCGAGAGATGAGCGCTATTCCGCCACGACACtatgctcctcctcctcctccacctgtCCCGACGGACCAGGTGCCATTCGGCGCCATCAATACTAGGGCTTCGGGTGCCCCAATTACTCCGGATATGTCACCCCAGAGCATCCAAACCATCGATGAGCGCATTGGAGCGTCTCTTGATCGTGGCTCGAGGAACACCTTGCCATATACCGAGAGAGACCCCGAGTCAGCCACATCGGATCACTCGCAGGTTCCTCTAGTCGGTCTTCCATCATCCCCTAAGCCGGGAAGCACATTTCCTTCGCTTCCTTCTTCACCACGACCTGGAGCCTCCTTCTCTCGCCCCAACCCTCCCTCTGCGGTCCGAACCGGCGGCACTCTCCCCCTTCGCGCTTATGAGGAGCAGCTAGGCTCGCCTTTTGTTACCAATCAGACCACCAAGCAGACTGTCTTTGAGAGAACCGGCCCTCTATCACCCACTGGCAGGACCCCATTCACTGCGAGCGCCGTGCCGTACTCTCCGTACCAACCATATACCCCAATAGTCCCAATCACCCCGGGCCTGGTTACCAAGGAGGATCGCAAGCGCATGAAGAGGATGGTCCCCAAGACACCCACCTTGGAGATGGTCAAGAGTTCTGAGGAAATATGGTAA
- a CDS encoding uncharacterized protein (EggNog:ENOG41), producing MSTSSSSSYSGSTWQERLEEACRDAQIMPPTFQIVSDRRGGRTAWSSQVTILGQTLAARYWYDGKNLNNAKEDAAECALNWLSTSSNASHVRNWSTW from the exons ATGTctacttcttcatcttcttcctatAGCGGCTCAACCTGGCAAGAACGCCTTGAGG aagcTTGCCGTGACGCGCAGATCATGCCACCTACTTTTCAGATTGTATCTGATCGTCGAG GCGGCCGAACAGCTTGGTCAAGCCAGGTTACAATCCTGGGTCAGACCCTTGCCGCACGATACTGGTACGATGGAAAGAATCTCAATAACGCCAAAGAAGACGCTGCCGAGTGTGCTTTGAATTGGTTGAGCACTTCGAGCAACGCCTCCCACGTACGAAATTGGAGCACTTGGTGa
- a CDS encoding uncharacterized protein (TransMembrane:1 (i42-61o)), protein MADPSAGLEKLAPLGIIAEEAKPPARSPSLSMASLTIGRARSALSILSVFTLLSVVLFSAIGSAKLHKFQKFANADRQQYLIGVGKADITGPVVEINFAGYANLAQTGSGLRQRLYSRAFIIADVNNPNDRFVYLVLDTQSGDTAMRNGLLDGLKALGSEYSVYGQNNIALTGTHSHSGPGAWFNYLLPQITSLGWDKQSYQAIVNGAVLAVQRAHQNLQKGYLDVGTTDISDGAINRSLWAYLQNPDEERAQYNAETDITMTLLRFQRASDGKNIGVLSWFPVHGTSLLGNNTHAAGDNKGVAAWLLESAMADDPNAAEGFVAGFSQANVGDTTPNVLGAWCDDGSGQQCSLENSTCADGKSQSCHGRGPDFQALDLGVKSCYEMGRRQFAGAQSIYDSIDSSGTPVVGSSVKSFHFFQDMRYFNFTLPDGTKAQTCPAALGYSFAAGTSDWPGAFDFTQGESGNPDNPLWGVVGGLLKAPGPQQVACQQPKPILLDVGEVSTPYAWTPNIVDVQMLRVGQLVIIISPSEATTMSGRRWKAAVAKEAATFLDESPIVVLGGPANSYAHYCATPEEYDVQRYEGASTLYGRNELNAYINLTVSNMHYLLPNSTATPSQGTLPPDNRNNMISFITGVVQDSAPSGKNFGSVLVQPNPTYSIGDIVNVTFQAANPRNNLRQEATFAAIEQQGSDGSWTQVRDDSDWFLVYTWRRTNFILGQSEVDISWETYGNAKPGTYRVKYYGDSKPLIGSISSFTGTSNSFKLS, encoded by the exons ATGGCAGACCCGTCGGCCgggctggagaagctggccCCTCTCGGCATcattgctgaagaagccaagccGCCAGCTCGATCTCCATCGCTCAGCATGGCGTCGCTCACCATCGGCAGGGCCCGATCAGCCCTCTCGATCCTGAGCGTCTTCACCCTCCTATCTGTGGTGCTTTTCAGCGCCATCGGCTCAGCCAAGCTGCACAAGTTCCAGAAGTTCGCCAATGCGGATCGCCAGCAGTACCTCATCGGCGTTGGCAAGGCCGACATCACCGGCCCGGTGGTCGAGATCAACTTTGCCGGATATGCCAACCTTGCCCAGACGGGATCTGGCCTGCGCCAGCGGCTGTACAGCCGTGCCTTCATCATTGCTGACGTGAACAACCCCAATGATCGCTTCGTCTACTTGGTCCTCGACACACAGTCCGGAGACACTGCCATGAGGAATGGGCTCTTAGATGGTCTAAAAGCTCTGGGCAGCGAATACAGCGTCTATGGCCAGAACAACATTGCGTTGACGGGAACCCACAGCCACTCTGGCCCTGGTGCCTGGTTCAACTATCTGCTGCCGCAAATCACATCTCTTGGTTGGGACAAGCAGAGTTACCAAGCCATTGTTAACGGTGCCGTCCTTGCCGTCCAGCGTGCTCATCAGAACCTCCAGAAAGGCTACCTTGATGTTGGTACAACTGACATCTCCGATGGCGCCATCAACCGCTCACTCTGGGCCTACCTTCAAAATCCAGATGAGGAGCGTGCGCAGTACAACGCAGAAACCGATATTACCATGACTCTTCTCCGCTTCCAGCGTGCTTCAGATGGAAAGAATATTGGTGTTCTGTCATGGTTCCCCGTCCACGGCACTTCTCTCCTTGGAAATAACACACATGCTGCTGGAGACAACAAGGGCGTTGCTGCGTGGCTCCTAGAGAGTGCCATGGCCGATGACCCCAACGCTGCCGAAGGCTTCGTGGCTGGATTTAGCCAGGCAAACGTTGGCGACACCACACCCAATGTTCTTGGTGCGTGGTGTGATGACGGGTCTGGCCAGCAGTGCAGTCTTGAAAACAGCACCTGCGCAGATGGCAAGTCGCAGAGCTGCCATGGCCGAGGACCTGACTTCCAAGCTTTGGATCTAGGCGTCAAGAGCTGCTATGAGATGGGACGTAGACAATTTGCTGGAGCCCAGAGTATCTAT GATAGTATAGATTCATCGGGTACTCCTGTTGTTGGATCATCGGTCAAATCTTTCCATTTCTTCCAGGATATGcgatactttaactttactttgcCAGATGGCACCAAGGCTCAGACCTGCCCTGCTGCTCTCGGATATTCTTTTGCCGCCGGAACCTCTGACTGGCCTGGTGCCTTCGATTTCACTCAGGGAGAGTCTGGTAATCCGGATAACCCTCTGTGGGGAGTTGTGGGTGGTTTGCTAAAGGCACCTGGTCCTCAGCAAGTTGCATGCCAGCAGCCTAAGCCTATTCTTTTGGACGTTGGCGAGGTAAGCACACCGTACGCCTGGACCCCCAACATTGTGGATGTTCAGATGCTTCGAGTGGGCCAGCTTGTCATCATTATCAGCCCCAGCGAAGCTACCACCATGTCTGGTCGCCGCTGGAAGGCCGCAGTTGCGAAAGAGGCGGCCACGTTCCTTGATGAGAGTCCTATCGTCGTCCTTGGCGGCCCAGCCAACAGTTATGCTCACTATTGTGCCACTCCTGAAGAGTACGACGTTCAACGGTATGAGGGAGCCTCCACCCTTTACGGCAGAAATGAACTCAACGCCTACATCAACCTTACCGTCAGCAACATGCACTACCTCTTGCCTAACTCGACCGCTACTCCCTCTCAGGGTACCCTTCCGCCAGACAACCGCAATAACATGATCTCATTTATTACGGGTGTCGTGCAGGATAGCGCACCGTCGGGCAAGAACTTTGGCAGCGTCCTGGTGCAGCCAAATCCCACTTACAGCATCGGCGATATTGTCAATGTCACCTTCCAGGCCGCTAACCCCCGTAACAATCTCCGTCAAGAAGCAACTTTCGCAGCAATTGAGCAGCAAGGCAGCGACGGGTCGTGGACGCAAGTTCGTGATGACTCGGACTGGTTCCTCGTTTACACATGGCGAAGAACCAACTTCATTCTGGGACAGAGCGAAGTGGACATTAGCTGGGAGACATATGGCAACGCGAAGCCAGGGACATATCGTGTCAAATATTACGGTGATTCGAAGCCCCTGATCGGTAGTATATCGTCATTTACAGGAACGAGCAATAGTTTTAAGCTTTCCTGA
- a CDS encoding uncharacterized protein (TransMembrane:2 (i12-30o36-54i)), whose translation MGLGIDATVELWVVCMINNYGIAALFLDLMQARNSSSFPLLWTSIPRYVILFIVGSKEKKRVEKGDKNETTGDGSKTGGERRNQRYWLGMKETHNGLLVQLLDSRPGEVFVVASRIAR comes from the coding sequence ATGGGCCTCGGTATTGACGCCACAGTTGAGCTATGGGTGGTCTGCATGATAAACAATTACGGCATTGCGGCTCTATTCTTGGACCTAATGCAAGCCAGAAatagctcttcttttccgctGCTATGGACTAGCATTCCTAGGTATGTTATCCTGTTTATTGTAGGctccaaggaaaagaaaagagtagAAAAGGGAGACAAAAATGAAACCACGGGGGATGGGTCAAAAACcgggggggagagaagaaatcaAAGGTATTGGTTAGGGATGAAAGAAACACATAACGGTCTGTTGGTTCAGTTGCTTGATTCAAGACCGGGTGAGGTTTTCGTAGTAGCGAGCCGAATAGCACGATAG